In a genomic window of uncultured Flavobacterium sp.:
- a CDS encoding serine hydrolase domain-containing protein, whose amino-acid sequence MKNKLSFLPIALLLFFVSNQSIFAQKDNYSAKIDSLIKTTSVRPFNGTILVSQKGKTKYSKAYGYSDFAKKTPLKLDDPFVILSNSKQITAVLILQEVEKGKIVLITPIKKYLPNLKQPWTSTVTVENLLNHTSGIVDLEKPTIFAAGTQFKYSDLNYILLAQIIERVTNKTYETVVTELFKKNYMRDSFFPNDSNKDEVVNGRQFSKDNTTKEIKGVIVPKERIPAAGLVSTVEDLAIWNNLLHNGKLLNVGTYGRMTTYTITNQHSVFGDKEIGYGYGIRINDESKIKEFGHTGIVPDQGFTSVNLYYPKTQTSIIVLENQAFDNLDIAYYFESEIRKIVLNSGLLD is encoded by the coding sequence ATGAAAAACAAGTTATCTTTTCTTCCAATTGCCTTACTCCTATTTTTTGTATCAAATCAGAGTATTTTTGCTCAAAAAGATAATTATAGCGCCAAAATAGACAGCTTGATTAAAACAACTTCGGTTCGACCTTTTAACGGAACAATCTTAGTTTCTCAAAAAGGAAAAACCAAATATTCTAAAGCTTACGGTTATTCTGATTTTGCAAAAAAAACACCTCTGAAATTAGATGATCCTTTTGTTATTTTATCTAATAGTAAGCAAATTACGGCTGTTTTAATTCTTCAGGAAGTCGAAAAAGGGAAAATTGTTTTGATTACTCCGATAAAAAAATATTTACCAAACTTAAAACAACCCTGGACAAGTACTGTAACGGTCGAAAATTTATTAAATCATACTTCGGGCATTGTTGATCTTGAGAAACCAACGATTTTTGCTGCCGGAACTCAATTTAAATACTCTGATTTAAATTATATTTTATTAGCTCAAATTATAGAAAGGGTAACCAACAAAACATACGAAACTGTTGTAACCGAATTGTTCAAGAAGAACTATATGAGAGATAGTTTTTTTCCGAATGACTCTAACAAAGATGAAGTTGTAAACGGTCGTCAATTTTCTAAAGACAATACAACCAAAGAAATAAAAGGTGTTATAGTTCCCAAAGAGAGAATTCCTGCTGCAGGACTTGTCAGCACTGTCGAAGACTTAGCTATTTGGAATAATTTGTTGCATAATGGCAAACTTTTGAACGTGGGAACTTATGGCCGAATGACTACTTATACAATTACAAATCAACATTCGGTTTTTGGCGATAAAGAAATTGGTTATGGATATGGAATTCGAATCAACGATGAATCAAAAATTAAAGAATTTGGTCATACCGGAATTGTTCCAGATCAAGGTTTTACATCGGTAAATTTATATTATCCAAAAACCCAAACAAGTATTATTGTTCTCGAAAACCAAGCTTTTGACAATTTAGATATCGCTTATTATTTCGAATCTGAAATTCGAAAAATAGTGTTGAATAGTGGTTTGTTGGATTAA
- a CDS encoding helix-turn-helix transcriptional regulator has translation MSTAIKPKHIGRNISRIRELKDMKQEALAQALGISQQTISAIENSETVEEQRLIEIAKVLGVSAEAIKSFSEEAVFNIIGNTIQDNGTLSTTTGNFNCTFNPLDKVVELYERLVQAEKDKVEYLEKLLNGK, from the coding sequence ATGAGTACAGCAATAAAACCAAAACATATCGGCAGAAATATAAGCCGTATCAGAGAGCTTAAAGATATGAAACAGGAAGCTCTGGCACAAGCTTTAGGAATAAGTCAGCAGACGATTTCGGCTATTGAAAACAGCGAAACTGTAGAAGAACAACGATTAATTGAGATAGCAAAAGTTCTTGGAGTTTCTGCTGAAGCAATTAAGAGCTTTTCGGAAGAAGCGGTTTTTAATATTATTGGAAATACCATTCAAGATAATGGTACGCTTTCGACTACGACAGGTAATTTTAATTGTACTTTTAATCCTTTAGATAAAGTAGTTGAACTTTACGAACGTTTGGTGCAAGCTGAAAAAGATAAAGTTGAATATTTGGAGAAGTTATTGAACGGGAAATAA
- a CDS encoding DUF2321 domain-containing protein has product MGTFDTMQVCLNGHQITDTYYRYPQHRKKHCPNCGAKTIHQCPKCNSLIKGNYHVENFIDLSGRKTPVPKVCEDCGVNFPWNNKKIQLPKVLSSIIVLYKQAVDNVPILKYSWVIVATICLLALAGYFKLNNSDVFVYPFFVLVISFFAFVFSLLLKTEDRFIKIILYIFITCLIITIATAVLGFASYILFKEPVFYERLFPKN; this is encoded by the coding sequence ATGGGAACATTTGACACTATGCAAGTTTGTCTTAATGGTCATCAAATTACTGATACATATTACAGATATCCGCAACATAGAAAGAAACATTGTCCAAATTGCGGTGCAAAAACAATTCATCAATGCCCAAAATGCAATTCTTTAATTAAGGGTAATTATCATGTAGAAAATTTCATTGATTTGAGCGGACGAAAAACCCCAGTTCCAAAAGTATGTGAAGATTGTGGTGTAAATTTCCCTTGGAACAACAAAAAAATTCAACTTCCAAAAGTACTAAGTTCCATTATCGTTTTATATAAACAAGCTGTTGATAATGTTCCCATACTGAAATATTCATGGGTCATTGTAGCTACAATTTGCCTTTTAGCATTAGCAGGCTATTTCAAATTGAATAATAGTGATGTATTTGTGTATCCGTTTTTCGTACTTGTAATTTCTTTTTTCGCTTTCGTTTTCTCTTTATTGCTAAAAACTGAAGATAGATTTATTAAAATTATTTTATATATTTTTATCACATGCTTAATAATCACAATTGCAACTGCTGTTTTAGGTTTTGCAAGTTATATTCTATTTAAAGAACCTGTTTTCTATGAACGTTTGTTTCCGAAAAACTAA
- the thrC gene encoding threonine synthase, with the protein MKYYSLNHNAPEVSFKEAVIQGLASDKGLYFPQNITPLNPAFFNVIENLSNQDIAFDVIQQFVGDEIPEANLREIIAETLCFDFPVVKVEEGIYSLELFHGPTMAFKDVGARFMSRCLAYFNKDKKDSKNTVLVATSGDTGGAVASGFLGVDGVDVVILYPSGKVSDIQEKQLTTLGQNIKALEVDGVFDDCQDMVKKAFLDETLAHKNLTSANSINIARWLPQMFYFFFAYKALKSQNKPLVFSCPSGNFGNICAGIMAKKLGLPIEHFVASTNVNDTVPRFLESGKYDPKPSKATISNAMDVGNPSNFIRIQELYNNDLKAFEKDFSSYSYTDEETLVALKNIYKVDGYIAEPHGAVGYLGLKKELQKHENAIGVFLETAHPIKFLDVVEPALGITLPIPEQIKSVINEEKVSVKIKTYEELKDFLG; encoded by the coding sequence ATGAAATACTATAGTTTAAACCATAATGCACCCGAGGTTTCCTTTAAAGAAGCCGTAATACAAGGATTAGCGAGTGATAAAGGATTGTATTTTCCTCAAAATATTACGCCATTAAATCCTGCGTTTTTTAATGTAATCGAAAATTTAAGCAATCAGGATATTGCTTTTGATGTTATTCAGCAATTTGTGGGTGACGAAATTCCTGAGGCAAATTTAAGAGAGATTATTGCTGAGACTTTATGTTTTGATTTTCCGGTTGTGAAAGTTGAAGAAGGCATTTATTCCTTAGAATTATTTCACGGACCAACAATGGCTTTCAAAGATGTTGGAGCGCGATTTATGTCACGTTGTCTGGCGTATTTTAATAAAGACAAAAAAGACAGCAAAAATACTGTTTTGGTAGCAACTTCGGGAGATACAGGCGGTGCTGTTGCAAGCGGATTTCTTGGCGTTGACGGCGTTGATGTTGTGATTTTATATCCGTCAGGAAAAGTGAGCGATATTCAGGAAAAACAATTAACGACTTTAGGGCAAAACATTAAAGCACTTGAAGTTGATGGCGTTTTTGATGATTGTCAGGATATGGTAAAAAAAGCATTTTTGGATGAAACTTTGGCACATAAAAACCTGACTTCGGCAAATTCTATAAATATTGCGCGTTGGTTGCCACAAATGTTCTATTTTTTCTTTGCTTACAAAGCTTTGAAAAGCCAAAACAAACCATTGGTTTTCTCTTGCCCGAGTGGGAATTTCGGAAATATTTGTGCCGGAATTATGGCAAAGAAATTAGGTTTGCCAATCGAACATTTTGTAGCTTCTACAAACGTAAACGATACTGTACCAAGATTCTTAGAAAGCGGAAAATACGATCCAAAACCTTCTAAAGCAACAATTTCTAACGCAATGGACGTTGGAAATCCAAGTAACTTTATTAGAATTCAGGAATTATATAATAACGATTTAAAAGCTTTCGAAAAAGACTTTTCTTCTTATAGTTATACTGACGAAGAAACGCTTGTTGCCTTAAAAAACATCTACAAAGTCGACGGTTACATTGCAGAACCACACGGCGCAGTTGGTTATTTAGGTTTAAAGAAAGAATTACAAAAACACGAAAACGCAATTGGTGTTTTCTTAGAAACTGCACATCCTATCAAATTTCTAGACGTTGTTGAACCTGCTTTAGGAATTACACTTCCGATTCCAGAACAAATTAAAAGTGTTATTAATGAAGAAAAAGTTAGTGTGAAGATTAAAACTTATGAGGAATTGAAGGACTTCTTGGGCTAA
- a CDS encoding homoserine kinase, whose protein sequence is MEIKLFCPATIANLSCGFDVLGLCLDNAGDEMIVRKVDQKGIRITKIVGADLPLETEKNVSGVAALAMLEAYERDFEAITFGFEIEIYKNIKAGSGIGSSAASSAGAVFGINELLGKPYSRKDLVQFAMQGEKLASGNAHADNVAPALLGGFTLVRSYAPLDIIRIDSPEELFATVVHPQIELKTSDARSVLKQNVSLKSAIMQWGNVGGLIAGLYTKDYDLIGRSLHDEIVEPLRSVLIPGFDLIKQTALENGALGSGISGSGPSIFALSRGKNTADKIAKAMSEVYENMNLPYEIHVSKINPDGVRIL, encoded by the coding sequence ATGGAAATAAAACTATTTTGTCCCGCTACAATTGCAAATCTTTCGTGCGGATTTGACGTACTTGGACTTTGCTTAGACAATGCGGGCGATGAAATGATTGTTCGAAAAGTAGATCAAAAAGGAATTCGGATTACAAAAATTGTGGGTGCCGATTTACCTTTAGAAACCGAGAAAAATGTTTCGGGAGTTGCGGCTCTTGCAATGTTAGAAGCTTACGAAAGAGATTTTGAAGCCATAACTTTTGGATTTGAAATCGAAATCTACAAAAACATCAAAGCCGGAAGCGGAATTGGAAGCAGCGCTGCAAGTTCTGCCGGAGCCGTTTTTGGAATTAATGAATTATTAGGAAAACCTTATTCCCGCAAAGATTTGGTTCAATTTGCGATGCAAGGCGAAAAATTAGCCAGCGGAAACGCTCATGCTGACAACGTTGCTCCTGCCCTTTTAGGCGGTTTTACGTTGGTAAGAAGTTATGCTCCGCTTGATATTATCAGAATTGATAGTCCGGAGGAATTGTTCGCAACGGTGGTTCATCCGCAAATTGAACTGAAAACTTCGGATGCACGTTCGGTATTAAAACAAAATGTTTCCCTGAAAAGCGCCATTATGCAATGGGGAAATGTGGGCGGATTAATTGCCGGATTATACACAAAAGATTACGATTTGATTGGAAGATCTCTTCATGATGAAATCGTTGAACCGCTAAGAAGCGTTTTGATTCCAGGTTTTGATTTAATCAAACAAACGGCACTTGAAAACGGTGCTTTAGGCTCTGGAATCTCAGGTTCTGGTCCGTCGATTTTTGCTTTAAGCAGAGGAAAAAATACCGCAGACAAAATCGCAAAAGCCATGAGCGAGGTTTACGAAAACATGAATTTGCCGTATGAAATTCACGTTTCGAAAATTAATCCGGATGGAGTTAGGATATTGTAA
- the thrA gene encoding bifunctional aspartate kinase/homoserine dehydrogenase I, which produces MKVLKFGGTSVANAQNIKLVLEIIKQNSKQDKLAIVVSALSKVTDLLQLAASKAAANDETFRDIVVEIEKKHLDTLKELIPVSEQSSLLSHVKRIINHLETLLDGCFLLGELSPRTADTILSFGELLSSYIIAQAYQQIDKDVVYKDSRELIKTDNNFSKAVVNFEVSNQLIQEYFGGNHTQINILPGFISQTLDGITTTLGRGGSDYTAAIIAGALNASQLEIWTDVNGMFTANPKIVKQAQPISNISYQEAMELSHFGAKVLYPPTIQPVLRKNIPILIKNTFEPEAVGTLISNQVSSKDTVVKGISHIDNISLVTLEGPGMIGVSGSSKRLFEVLSQEKINVIFITQASSEHSICIGILNSDAENAEAAINRAFEVEILQNKIDPCIVEKDLCIIALVGENMKNHQGLSGRMFSTLGKNNVNIRAIAQGASERNISTVINERDVKKALNTLHENFFEENTKQLNLFVMGVGNVGEKFIEQIHNQRKFLKDNLKINVRVIALSNSRKMLFDEDGISLKEWQSDLAKGEEAIPTEFIARAKELNLRNSIFVDITANASVSEMYEKFLKESIAVVTCNKIACSSAYDNYKKLKSLSRQYNAPFLFETNVGAGLPIIDTVKNLIASGDKVHKIQAVLSGSLNFIFNNFNKNNSFHDVVKEAGVQGFTEPDPKIDLSGIDVARKILILIRESGYEMDIDAIANESFLPADCLATTNNEDFFASLIKHAPHFEKIYEEALAKDSRLKYVAQFENGKASVGLQFIPKDHPFYNLEGKDNIVLFYTDRYVDQPLLIKGAGAGAAVTASGIFADVIRIGNN; this is translated from the coding sequence ATGAAAGTATTAAAATTTGGCGGAACTTCGGTTGCCAATGCTCAAAATATAAAATTAGTTCTCGAAATAATTAAACAAAATTCTAAACAAGACAAACTGGCAATTGTTGTTTCGGCATTAAGCAAAGTCACTGATTTACTGCAATTAGCAGCATCAAAAGCAGCTGCAAACGACGAAACTTTTAGAGATATCGTTGTCGAAATTGAGAAAAAACATCTTGATACCTTAAAAGAATTAATTCCGGTAAGCGAGCAAAGCAGCTTGTTAAGTCACGTAAAAAGAATCATCAATCATTTAGAAACTTTATTGGATGGATGTTTTTTATTAGGCGAATTATCTCCAAGAACTGCTGACACAATTTTGAGTTTTGGAGAATTATTATCGTCTTACATAATCGCTCAGGCATATCAGCAAATTGACAAAGATGTCGTTTACAAAGACAGCCGCGAACTGATTAAAACCGATAATAACTTTAGCAAAGCGGTTGTAAACTTTGAAGTTTCAAACCAATTAATTCAGGAATATTTTGGCGGAAATCATACGCAAATCAATATTCTGCCTGGTTTTATCTCGCAAACTCTTGACGGAATCACTACAACTTTAGGCCGTGGAGGTTCTGATTATACTGCCGCAATTATTGCCGGAGCGCTTAATGCATCTCAATTAGAAATTTGGACTGATGTAAACGGAATGTTCACAGCAAATCCAAAAATCGTAAAACAAGCGCAACCAATTTCAAACATATCTTATCAGGAAGCAATGGAATTGTCGCATTTTGGTGCAAAAGTGTTGTATCCGCCAACGATTCAGCCTGTTTTAAGAAAAAATATTCCAATTTTAATCAAAAATACTTTTGAACCGGAAGCTGTAGGAACTTTAATTTCTAATCAGGTTTCATCAAAAGATACAGTTGTAAAAGGAATTAGTCATATCGATAATATATCGCTTGTAACTCTTGAAGGCCCGGGAATGATTGGAGTTTCGGGTTCATCAAAACGTTTATTCGAAGTATTATCTCAGGAAAAAATCAACGTAATTTTTATTACTCAGGCTTCTTCTGAACATTCGATTTGTATCGGAATTTTAAATTCAGATGCTGAAAATGCCGAAGCAGCAATTAACAGAGCTTTTGAAGTTGAGATTTTACAAAACAAAATCGATCCTTGTATCGTAGAAAAAGATCTTTGCATTATTGCTTTGGTTGGTGAAAACATGAAAAATCACCAAGGTTTAAGCGGAAGAATGTTCAGTACTTTAGGAAAAAATAACGTAAACATTCGTGCCATTGCGCAAGGTGCTTCTGAGCGTAATATTTCGACTGTAATCAACGAAAGAGACGTTAAAAAAGCATTGAACACTTTGCACGAAAACTTCTTTGAAGAAAACACAAAACAGCTGAATTTATTTGTAATGGGAGTTGGAAATGTGGGTGAAAAATTCATCGAACAAATTCACAATCAAAGAAAGTTCTTAAAAGATAATCTAAAGATAAATGTTCGCGTAATTGCCTTATCAAACTCAAGAAAAATGCTTTTTGACGAAGACGGAATTTCTTTAAAAGAATGGCAATCAGATTTAGCAAAAGGAGAAGAAGCTATTCCAACAGAATTTATCGCCCGAGCGAAAGAACTGAATTTACGTAACAGTATTTTTGTTGATATTACAGCAAATGCAAGCGTTTCTGAAATGTATGAGAAGTTCTTAAAAGAAAGTATTGCCGTTGTAACTTGTAATAAAATTGCTTGTTCATCTGCTTATGACAATTATAAAAAATTAAAAAGTTTATCACGCCAATATAACGCTCCGTTTTTGTTTGAAACGAATGTTGGTGCGGGATTACCAATTATCGATACTGTAAAAAACTTAATTGCTTCGGGCGATAAAGTGCATAAAATTCAGGCCGTTTTATCAGGAAGTTTGAACTTCATTTTCAACAATTTCAACAAGAACAATTCTTTTCATGATGTTGTAAAAGAAGCCGGAGTTCAGGGTTTCACAGAACCAGATCCAAAAATTGACTTAAGCGGAATCGACGTTGCTCGTAAAATCCTGATTCTTATTCGCGAAAGCGGTTATGAAATGGATATTGACGCCATTGCAAACGAATCATTCCTGCCTGCAGATTGTTTGGCAACAACAAATAACGAAGACTTTTTTGCTTCCTTAATTAAACATGCTCCACATTTCGAGAAAATCTATGAAGAAGCATTAGCCAAAGATTCTCGTTTGAAATATGTAGCACAATTCGAAAACGGAAAAGCAAGCGTTGGTCTTCAATTCATTCCAAAAGATCATCCTTTTTACAATCTGGAAGGAAAAGACAATATCGTACTTTTCTACACAGATCGTTACGTAGATCAGCCTTTATTAATAAAAGGCGCCGGAGCCGGAGCAGCAGTTACAGCGTCTGGAATTTTTGCGGATGTAATTAGAATAGGTAATAATTAG
- the hutH gene encoding histidine ammonia-lyase: MNEIHYISTETLGLEALQEIIVNQKTLELSEEAKVNVQKCRDYLDKKMASHSEPIYGINTGFGSLYSVKISNENLSKLQENLVKSHACGTGEEVPAEIVKMMLLLKIQSLSYGHSGIQLQTLQRLVDFYNNDILPIIYTQGSLGASGDLAPLAHLSLPLLGEGEVLFEGKKVASAEVLKHFKWEPIILQSKEGLALLNGTQFMSAYGAHILLKAYKYSYLADLIGTISLEGFDGRIEPFNELIHFIRPHKGQIVTAQRVNEFLEGSEIIVQEKKHVQDPYSFRCIPQVHGASKDAIDYVRKVFKTEINSVTDNPNIFIESDQIISGGNFHGQPLALALDFMAIALAELGSISERRTYQLISGLRNLPAFLVDNPGLNSGFMIPQYTAASIASQNKQLATPSSIDSIVSSNGQEDHVSMGANGATKALRVMDNLERILAIELMNASQAIAYREPLKSSDFIEMFLSSYREVVPLVKEDRILHYDIEKTVAFLNSFQIENDLLTMA; this comes from the coding sequence ATGAATGAAATCCATTATATAAGTACTGAAACTTTAGGTTTAGAAGCTTTACAAGAAATTATTGTTAATCAAAAAACACTTGAATTATCAGAAGAAGCTAAAGTAAATGTGCAAAAATGCCGCGATTATTTAGATAAAAAAATGGCATCGCATTCTGAACCTATTTATGGTATAAATACTGGTTTTGGATCACTTTATAGTGTGAAAATTTCAAATGAGAATTTGTCTAAACTTCAGGAAAATCTAGTAAAATCACACGCATGTGGAACTGGTGAAGAAGTTCCGGCTGAGATTGTGAAAATGATGTTGTTGCTTAAAATACAATCTTTAAGCTACGGTCATTCAGGAATTCAATTGCAAACATTACAGCGTTTGGTTGATTTCTATAATAATGATATTCTACCTATAATTTATACTCAAGGTTCACTTGGAGCTTCGGGAGATTTGGCGCCATTGGCACATTTATCTTTACCATTATTAGGAGAAGGAGAAGTGCTTTTTGAAGGTAAAAAAGTAGCTTCTGCCGAAGTTTTAAAACATTTTAAATGGGAACCAATCATTTTACAGTCAAAAGAAGGTTTGGCTTTATTAAACGGAACTCAGTTTATGAGTGCTTATGGAGCTCATATTTTATTGAAAGCTTATAAATATTCTTATTTAGCAGATTTAATCGGAACAATTTCTTTAGAAGGTTTTGATGGAAGAATCGAGCCTTTCAACGAATTGATTCATTTTATACGTCCTCATAAAGGTCAAATTGTTACCGCTCAACGTGTCAATGAGTTTCTTGAAGGAAGCGAAATCATTGTACAAGAGAAAAAACATGTTCAGGATCCGTATTCTTTCCGTTGTATTCCTCAGGTTCACGGAGCTTCAAAAGATGCGATTGATTATGTTCGAAAAGTATTTAAAACCGAAATTAATTCGGTTACAGATAATCCAAATATATTTATTGAATCAGATCAAATTATCTCTGGCGGAAATTTCCACGGACAACCTTTGGCTTTAGCCTTAGATTTTATGGCAATTGCTTTGGCGGAATTAGGTAGTATTTCTGAAAGAAGAACGTATCAATTGATTTCTGGTTTACGTAATCTTCCGGCATTTTTGGTTGATAATCCGGGATTGAATTCAGGATTTATGATTCCGCAATATACGGCGGCAAGTATTGCAAGTCAAAACAAACAATTGGCAACTCCGTCAAGTATAGATAGTATTGTTTCGAGCAATGGGCAAGAAGATCACGTAAGTATGGGAGCAAACGGAGCTACAAAAGCTTTGCGTGTTATGGATAATTTAGAGCGTATTTTGGCAATCGAATTGATGAATGCTTCTCAGGCGATTGCTTATAGAGAACCTTTGAAATCGAGCGATTTTATCGAGATGTTTTTGAGCAGTTACAGAGAGGTTGTGCCGTTGGTAAAAGAGGATAGAATCTTACATTATGACATCGAAAAAACCGTTGCGTTCTTGAATAGTTTCCAAATTGAAAACGATTTGTTAACAATGGCTTAA
- a CDS encoding DUF47 family protein — MSINSIFQFLVPKDKKFFPLFEEASSNLIELASNLHEAVNLPLKEREVLFQKIDELEQKGEDITRQTNLELSRNFITPFDREDIHTLITSIDNVADYLHGAASRMRLYQVDKITKSIRKMTEINLEACQNIDSAVKELSNLKNMNIIKEACARINKLENKSDNVYNKAVFEIFENETDAKNIIKYKEVLSVLESATDKCKSVANILESISVKHS, encoded by the coding sequence ATGTCAATAAACAGTATTTTCCAATTTTTAGTTCCGAAAGACAAGAAATTCTTTCCACTTTTTGAAGAGGCTTCAAGCAATTTAATTGAATTAGCGTCTAATTTACACGAAGCTGTAAACCTTCCATTGAAAGAAAGAGAAGTTCTTTTTCAAAAGATTGATGAGTTAGAGCAAAAAGGAGAAGACATTACACGTCAGACCAATCTTGAATTGAGCAGAAACTTCATTACTCCATTTGATAGAGAGGATATTCATACATTAATTACTTCAATTGATAACGTTGCTGATTACCTTCACGGTGCAGCAAGCAGAATGAGATTGTATCAAGTTGATAAGATTACAAAATCTATCAGAAAGATGACAGAAATCAACCTTGAAGCTTGTCAAAACATTGACAGTGCTGTAAAAGAGTTGAGCAACTTAAAAAACATGAACATTATTAAAGAAGCTTGTGCAAGAATTAATAAACTTGAAAACAAGTCTGATAACGTTTATAACAAAGCAGTTTTTGAAATTTTTGAAAACGAAACAGACGCTAAAAATATTATTAAATATAAAGAAGTGTTATCTGTTTTAGAATCAGCAACAGACAAATGTAAGAGTGTTGCGAACATACTAGAATCTATTTCTGTAAAACATTCTTAA
- a CDS encoding inorganic phosphate transporter gives MTLLIIIIVLALIFDYINGFHDAANAIATVVATKVLTPFQAVLWAAFFNFLAYWVFGFGVADTVAKTAHTMEINLVVILAGVIAAICWNLLTWWLGIPSSSSHTLIGGFAGAAVAHAIAVHGFSGYVGEDGATHYWYQIVSWYKAGKDGGMPSGVIIIIAFIVLAPLLGALASYLISIWLLNASRKIIGPKIFTVALMIATVWVVSSLMVPYADIEKPRFESHFWSVAFDPHNIKWFLVAFIILTVSAFCLIFSSLNLHQADAALKKMQLLSSAAFSLGHGGNDSQKVMGIIAAAVAVYINTNPGVHMDSWLDVVLPNDDLGVKGVMPGWIPLACYSAIAAGTLSGGWKIVKTMGSKITKVTSFEGVAAETAGALTLYFTEHLKIPVSTTHTITGSIIGVGLTKRVSAVRWGVTVSLIWAWILTIPISAILAGLVYFILSVFI, from the coding sequence ATGACGCTACTTATAATTATTATAGTATTAGCTTTAATTTTTGATTACATCAATGGTTTTCATGATGCGGCAAATGCTATAGCTACCGTTGTTGCTACAAAGGTTTTAACGCCTTTTCAGGCCGTTCTTTGGGCAGCATTTTTTAACTTTCTGGCTTACTGGGTTTTTGGATTTGGTGTTGCGGATACTGTTGCGAAAACAGCCCACACTATGGAGATTAACCTTGTTGTTATTCTGGCTGGGGTTATTGCAGCGATTTGTTGGAATTTATTGACTTGGTGGTTAGGAATACCTTCAAGTTCATCACATACATTAATTGGTGGTTTTGCCGGAGCTGCAGTTGCTCACGCAATCGCTGTACATGGTTTTTCTGGTTATGTTGGCGAAGATGGAGCTACTCATTATTGGTATCAAATCGTAAGTTGGTATAAGGCCGGAAAAGATGGCGGAATGCCGTCAGGGGTTATTATCATTATTGCTTTCATTGTTTTAGCGCCATTATTGGGAGCATTAGCTTCTTATTTAATTTCGATTTGGTTGCTAAACGCTTCTCGTAAAATTATTGGACCTAAAATTTTCACTGTAGCTTTAATGATTGCTACCGTTTGGGTTGTTAGTAGTTTAATGGTTCCTTATGCTGATATTGAAAAGCCTCGTTTTGAATCTCATTTTTGGAGTGTAGCTTTTGATCCGCACAATATTAAATGGTTTTTAGTTGCTTTTATTATCTTAACAGTAAGTGCTTTTTGTTTAATATTCAGTAGTTTGAACCTTCACCAGGCTGATGCTGCTTTAAAGAAAATGCAATTATTGTCTTCTGCTGCCTTTAGTTTAGGACACGGAGGGAATGATTCTCAAAAAGTAATGGGTATTATTGCTGCTGCTGTAGCGGTTTATATCAATACAAATCCGGGTGTTCATATGGATTCTTGGTTAGATGTTGTTTTGCCAAATGATGATTTGGGTGTAAAAGGAGTAATGCCAGGTTGGATTCCATTAGCATGTTATTCTGCTATTGCTGCAGGAACTTTGAGTGGTGGTTGGAAAATTGTGAAAACAATGGGTTCTAAAATCACAAAAGTAACTTCGTTTGAAGGTGTAGCTGCTGAAACTGCTGGAGCTTTGACGCTTTACTTTACTGAGCACTTAAAAATTCCGGTAAGTACAACGCATACAATTACAGGTTCTATCATCGGGGTTGGATTAACAAAACGTGTATCTGCAGTTCGTTGGGGAGTAACCGTAAGTTTGATTTGGGCTTGGATTTTGACTATTCCTATTTCAGCTATTTTAGCAGGATTGGTTTACTTTATCTTAAGTGTATTTATTTAA